The Geotrypetes seraphini chromosome 2, aGeoSer1.1, whole genome shotgun sequence genome contains the following window.
AGAGACAGTGGACCCAGTGGTGGAGCAAGCAGCCAGGAGAAGTGGATTGGACATTGATGATGTGAGGACCAATGTTCCTGAGGAATTGAGTGTCTGGATTGATCCTTTTGAAGTATCCTACCAAATAGGCGAGAAGGGTGCTGTGAAAGTTTTGTACCTGGATGACCTGGAGAGCAGTGTGGAACTGGACAAGGAGATCAAGAGCAGCTTCAACCCTGAAGCGCAGGCTTTCATTCCCATCACTAGCCAGGAAAACTCCTTATCCAATTCACCCTCCCCATCCTTTGGTCAGTCTCCAAGCCCAACTTTCATTCCTCGCTCggcccagcccatcacttttaCTACTGCTACTTTTGCTGCCACAAAATTTGGCTCTACCAAGATGAAGAAAGGTGGGCAGAGAATGGCTAGATCACCTACCAACACCCTGATGAAGCACAagggcctttctctctctatgcactCTCTGAATTTTGGTGCAAATCAGGTGCCTCAGTCTCAACTCTCCCCCAATGCCAAGGAGTTTGTTTACAATGGTTCCTCCGGCCTCTTCTATGATGGTGAGAACCAAAACCTGCCTAGTCCAGCCCAGTTTAATAGTGCATTTGATGTGGCTCAAGTCTTCAGTGGTAGTAGCAGTAGCAGTGGCCTCTTTATGGAGAAGACTCAATTTGTAGAAGGGCTCAACTTCAACTTCAATACAATGCAGTATCCCAGCCAGCCATTTCAACCTGTTGTACTGGCTAACTAAGAAATGGTTTTGCGCAAAAAAAAAGCTACTGGAAGACAAACCA
Protein-coding sequences here:
- the TOB2 gene encoding protein Tob2; translation: MHLEIKVALNFIISYLYNKLPRRRADLFGEELERLLKNKYDGHWYPEKPLKGSGYRCVHIGETVDPVVEQAARRSGLDIDDVRTNVPEELSVWIDPFEVSYQIGEKGAVKVLYLDDLESSVELDKEIKSSFNPEAQAFIPITSQENSLSNSPSPSFGQSPSPTFIPRSAQPITFTTATFAATKFGSTKMKKGGQRMARSPTNTLMKHKGLSLSMHSLNFGANQVPQSQLSPNAKEFVYNGSSGLFYDGENQNLPSPAQFNSAFDVAQVFSGSSSSSGLFMEKTQFVEGLNFNFNTMQYPSQPFQPVVLAN